TCTGCTAGTTTTTCACGCAGAACTTCTTGAAACTTTATTAGTTGGGTTCGTTCAGCTTTCTTCAAAGATTCTAGGGAGAGTTTTTGCAACCGACGGGCTTCTTGTGACACGGGTTTAATTTTTGCTTCAGACGTTGATGATGACTGTGCATGTGTTGCTACCACTTTACTTACTAATTTTCGGGTAGCACTAGCAGATAACTTTTCTGTCATAACTTTCTGCGTCGTTGTAACCCTAATTGACTGTGCTTCTTCTTCTGTTACTCCCAAATTTTTGGGTGAAAGTTTTTGTAACGCCATTGCATGAACACCTTTCAATCCGCTTCTGATGGCAACTTTGAGGTCGGATGCTAGAGATAACATCGGAAAAACGTTGGCATCAATGGAGGCAGGATTAAGCTGTAAATCCAACAGTAAACCCAACACTGCCTGTTCAGAGTCACTTAAACCCAAAGCCGCTAAACCTGACTGTTGCTCTGCATTTTCAGCCGTCATCAGTTCTACAACAGAGTTCATCTTTTTTTGTGCATTTAACCGTCGCACCACTGTTGAAAGAATCCGGGGAATGTCCACTTGCTCTAAATCAGTATTATTAGCCAATTCTCGTACAATCGCCTCAGCTTTATCGAGGGGATTTAGGTCTTCTCGATGCAACGAGGTCAGTAGTGCTTTTCGATGCAAGCTAACAGGTTCTGGAATTATCACAGCTTGAAGATTTTGCCAACCCAAGGCTTTTGCACTACGCCAACGTCGCTCTCCATCGAATAGCACTAGATTTTCACGCTGAATTAATATAATTGGCTGTAGCTGTCCATCCTCCGCTAAGGAACGTGACATAGATTCGATACTTTCGGGCAAAAATGTCTGTCTGGGTTGCTCTGGGTTCGGTTCAATTTGCTCAATTGAAATTGAAAGGATACCAGATTGTGATTGGAGTTGCTTACGCAGGTTAGCTAGCTGTTGTTCCAACTCAGCCGCACCCAAGGAACGAAGTTCTTCAATTTCTGCTCTTAATCGCTGGAGTTCCTCCTCGGCTGAAGATAATTGCTGAGACTGCTTGGCTGCTGAAAAATAATTAGTGAGGTCAGTCGCTTTACGCGCAGTCATGATTTCTTACCTCTTGTCTTATTTTGATTTCCGATTAAATTTGCAACGTATGAAGCAATTTCCTTAAAATCACTTTTAGCAGGATGGCTGGGACGGTGAATATGTAGCGGCAAGCCTTGTCCGCTAGCGTTGACAAATTCAGCACTATCGCGAATCGCAGCAAATGCACGGATATTCATTTGCTCTAACTGAGATGGCAATGCAGCCAGCATCTGCCGATGCGTTGCTCGTCGCAAATCATATTGGTTAGGGACAAATCCGATAATTTCTGGAGTCGGTTTTAAGCGTAGGTGCTTGCAATGGTAGTAATACCACTCAAGTAAATGTGCTGCTCCTTGAATCGACTTTGGCTCTAGTTGCACGGGAATAACGATGTGAGTACAAGCAGCCAAAGCTATTAAAGGCAAAGGACCAAGGGTAGCTGGGCAGTCAAAGATAATTAGGTCATGCTCTAGCGGATGGTCAGTTAAGCAGTCACCCAAAAGGTAGGCTCCTCGTTTGTGGAGTACCAGTTCATCTGCCGTTTGCGTCAATACCATCCCACCTTGACAAATAACGACTTTATCTGTATGTTCTGTCCAACAGGGAGTTAAGGGCCAAGAGCCATCAAAGTTATCTTGCAACACAGCGGATAGCGTATGTTCCGGTTCTGGGGGAGACAAACCACAAAATAGTGTCAAAGACCCTTGGGGGTCGAGATCCATGAGTGCTACATTGAACCCACGTTTTGCCAATTCTACGGCTAAATGAACTGAAAGTGTAGTTTTACCACTGCCACCGGCATTGCT
The sequence above is drawn from the Tolypothrix sp. NIES-4075 genome and encodes:
- a CDS encoding ParB/RepB/Spo0J family partition protein, with protein sequence MTARKATDLTNYFSAAKQSQQLSSAEEELQRLRAEIEELRSLGAAELEQQLANLRKQLQSQSGILSISIEQIEPNPEQPRQTFLPESIESMSRSLAEDGQLQPIILIQRENLVLFDGERRWRSAKALGWQNLQAVIIPEPVSLHRKALLTSLHREDLNPLDKAEAIVRELANNTDLEQVDIPRILSTVVRRLNAQKKMNSVVELMTAENAEQQSGLAALGLSDSEQAVLGLLLDLQLNPASIDANVFPMLSLASDLKVAIRSGLKGVHAMALQKLSPKNLGVTEEEAQSIRVTTTQKVMTEKLSASATRKLVSKVVATHAQSSSTSEAKIKPVSQEARRLQKLSLESLKKAERTQLIKFQEVLREKLAEIEEVLKQK
- a CDS encoding ParA family protein, with the translated sequence MQVRLAVISNAGGSGKTTLSVHLAVELAKRGFNVALMDLDPQGSLTLFCGLSPPEPEHTLSAVLQDNFDGSWPLTPCWTEHTDKVVICQGGMVLTQTADELVLHKRGAYLLGDCLTDHPLEHDLIIFDCPATLGPLPLIALAACTHIVIPVQLEPKSIQGAAHLLEWYYYHCKHLRLKPTPEIIGFVPNQYDLRRATHRQMLAALPSQLEQMNIRAFAAIRDSAEFVNASGQGLPLHIHRPSHPAKSDFKEIASYVANLIGNQNKTRGKKS